The stretch of DNA AGAACCGGGACCGATTGAAACTGAAATCCCATCCAGTTCTCTTCCATTCACATTTGCTGACTTTAATATATAATCCATCAATTGGATGAGATTATTCTTTTTTGATTTAGCTTGGTTAATAAGGAATTGCCCTTTTAATTCACCGTTTTGTGTAACTGCCACAGAATTCATAAAAGTAGATGCTTCCAAACCTAAAACAAGCATGACTGATTTTCGAAATTTTAATTCCAAAAACAATAAAAACTGTGCATAAAAGTTTTTGAAAAATAATCGCTAATCTTTTTCATCTACATTATAATCGTGATATTTTCTCAATGGAATATCAATTATTTGATCGGAGATAATTTCAATTTTACGCTCATTCACTTTCATACTTTTTTCGTATTCTAAATTAATTTTTATTGCCTGGTCAGGTATTTGATCCATTATTCGATCCGGCCACTCAATTATAGAAAGTCCATCGTTATAAAAATATTCATCCAAGCCTAAATCAATCAAATCAGAATTTGATGTCAACCGATAAAAATCAAAATGATAAATTACAAGTTCGCCTGAATATAAATTCATAATTGTGTATGTGGGGCTAGTTATAGGCTCGAAAACCCCCAAACCCTGGCTGATACCCCTCACCATTGTAGTTTTACCGCTGCCTATATTTCCAAACAATGCAACGATCATTCCTTTTTTAAGCTGTTTTGCCAGTATTTGTCCAACATGAAGGGTTTCATCTACTGAACGACTTTTTAAGCAGATTTTATTCTTTGAGGGTAATTTTATTTCCCCCAAATTTAAATTCAAAACCATTTATTTTGGATCCAATTTAAGGACAGGCAGAATTATTTCCTCCATCGAAACACCACCATGTTGAAAGCTGTCTTTGTAATAATTCAAATATTTATGGTAATTTGTAGGGTAAACAAAATAATAATCTTCTCTTGCAATTATATAATGAACATTAACACCCCTAGCAGGCAATTTATAATCCTTTGGATTTTTTACCATGATTGCATGTTTAGAATCACACTTAATATTTCTGCCAAATTTGTACCGTAAATTTGTTGATGTTTCACGATCACCAATAACTTTAGCACCTCTCATGCTGCGAATACTTCCATGATCCGATGTCATCACCACAGTAACATCTTCTTGGGCCAACAGCCTCAAAACTCTGAATAAAAAAGAATGGGTAAACCATGAGCGGGTTAAGGATCGAAATGCAGCTTCATCAGGTACGATTTCTTTAAGAATATCAGATGTACTGCGGTTATGCGCAAAAATATCTACGATATTGACGACAACAGAGAGTAAAGGCGACTGTAAATAAGAGGCTAGATTTTTCTCCAGGTTTTTACCCTCCTGGCTGTCTAAAATTTTGATGTACTTGGGTTCCGGTTTTAAATCCAAACCTTTCGATTTTAGTTGTAAGTCTAACAACTGCCTTTCATATCTATTCCGACTAAAATCATCTTCACTTCCATTTGTCCATAAATCTTTGTATTTACTTTCAACTTCACTGGGAAAAAGCCCACTAAAAATTGCATTCCTGGAATATGGTGTTGCTGTGGGAAGTATTGAATAATAATAATCTTTTCTAATATGAAAATATGGAAAAAGTAATGATTCGATCGCCAGCCATTGGTCCAATCGCATATTATCAATTATGATAAAAACTATTTTCTTCCCTCCTTCAATTAAAGGAATAATATGTTTGCTAACTATTTGGTGTGATAAAACCGGGGCATCGCTGCTGCCATTGACCCATTGTATATAGTTCGCTTCAAAGAATCGCCCAAAATCAATGTTACAGGATCTCTTTTGTTCGAATAGTACTTCCCCAAGACCTAAATCCGGGTGCTGTTCAAGCTCAATCTCCAAACCGACTAACTTTTGGTATACTTCTAGCCAATCTTGCCAGTTTAAGAAATCCATCATTTTTGTTACGATGGCGTGGAACTCCTGGGTGTAATCTTTTGTAAATCTATCCCCTGTAATTTTTTGTCTTTCAAGTATCTTTTTACAAGTCAGAAGAATTTGACTTGGGTTAACCGGTTTTGTCAGGTAATCATCGATTTTACTCCCAATCGCATCTTCCATTAATGATTCTTCTTCATTCTTTGTAATCATTACTACTGGCAAAGAAGGATTGATTTCTTTTATCTCCACCAAGGCCTCCAAACCGCCTTTGCCACTCATCATTTCATCAAGTAGAACAAGATCAAAACTCTCTTGATGTAACAATGCAATCGCATCATCTGCGTTGGTCACCGGTGTTACTAAATATCCTTTCTCTTTTAGGAATAAAATGTGAGATCTGAGAAGTTCAATCTCGTCGTCAACCCAAAGAATTTTTCCTTTTATCAGATCCATAATTCTAAAATAACCCAGTAAGTGTTTACTCCTAGCCAATATCTCAATTATTGAAGTCCTATGTTAATAAAATTCTGCAGCATTTTCAATACTTTCTAACTTTCACACAAACATAAAATGTTGCACAACTTTATAATTATTTTATACTTATAAATCAATCTTTCTAACTATTTTATCGGTGGCATACTAAACTTGAATGATTCTTGATATTCTTTTTTGATCGTTGTAATATTTAGTTAGTGATTTTGGTTTTTTCAGACTTCCAACAACAATGAGTTTTATACAATAACCAATGGAGACGGACATAAAATTTTGAGAAAATTGAAGTTTTTACTAACCTGGATAATTCATAGCCACCAAGACTCAAAGACACAAAG from candidate division KSB1 bacterium encodes:
- the tsaE gene encoding tRNA (adenosine(37)-N6)-threonylcarbamoyltransferase complex ATPase subunit type 1 TsaE, which translates into the protein MVLNLNLGEIKLPSKNKICLKSRSVDETLHVGQILAKQLKKGMIVALFGNIGSGKTTMVRGISQGLGVFEPITSPTYTIMNLYSGELVIYHFDFYRLTSNSDLIDLGLDEYFYNDGLSIIEWPDRIMDQIPDQAIKINLEYEKSMKVNERKIEIISDQIIDIPLRKYHDYNVDEKD
- a CDS encoding response regulator, with amino-acid sequence MDLIKGKILWVDDEIELLRSHILFLKEKGYLVTPVTNADDAIALLHQESFDLVLLDEMMSGKGGLEALVEIKEINPSLPVVMITKNEEESLMEDAIGSKIDDYLTKPVNPSQILLTCKKILERQKITGDRFTKDYTQEFHAIVTKMMDFLNWQDWLEVYQKLVGLEIELEQHPDLGLGEVLFEQKRSCNIDFGRFFEANYIQWVNGSSDAPVLSHQIVSKHIIPLIEGGKKIVFIIIDNMRLDQWLAIESLLFPYFHIRKDYYYSILPTATPYSRNAIFSGLFPSEVESKYKDLWTNGSEDDFSRNRYERQLLDLQLKSKGLDLKPEPKYIKILDSQEGKNLEKNLASYLQSPLLSVVVNIVDIFAHNRSTSDILKEIVPDEAAFRSLTRSWFTHSFLFRVLRLLAQEDVTVVMTSDHGSIRSMRGAKVIGDRETSTNLRYKFGRNIKCDSKHAIMVKNPKDYKLPARGVNVHYIIAREDYYFVYPTNYHKYLNYYKDSFQHGGVSMEEIILPVLKLDPK